The sequence below is a genomic window from Oreochromis niloticus isolate F11D_XX linkage group LG3, O_niloticus_UMD_NMBU, whole genome shotgun sequence.
gagatggtatttatggcccctaggaagagacacacacccacagtgttttaactgatatactcccacacctatatgcacattcactcacgtgcactcacatagacacacagCTACGCACACACAGTcattcacgtgcactcacatagacacagacacagagtttggaGCACTCTGTGGGGGATTTATGATAGGGCTgcttctataaagctggctgtgactaacaaaggggtgaagattttgcagagggacaccggcctcgtcttcccttctagaagtgcatgcttaaataaagatgaataaagattttgtaaaaatggcTACTGAGTCCGGTGCATTTCTGGaggcccgaggaataaaaaaagaaccggggtaaaactgatttcccaacaCCTGTCACATACTTACAGGGATGTATTTCCACAGTCAGTTTGGCTCTGGCAGATCCACCTGTGGGCTTCACCTCTGTGTGGACTTTCACACTGAGAGTGGGGACATCAGCAGGTGTTGGGATGTTGTAGGTGCACAAATCTGGGAAACAAACAGAACCAATCACAGCTCAGTGCAGCCTGCTGTCACTTTTCTACACCGTGacacttttatatttatatctcTATATTTATCTCTTTATCTTAATATTTATCATCAATATCTGTGTTTCTCATTTCCTATCAGTGCTTgatgtttgttgtgtgtttgctgctCCGACAGCTCAGTTTCCCTCTGGGATGAAGAAAGTTTCTCTGATTCTCATGTAGACACAAAGTGACTTCattgatttttaatttagtgTCAAATAGAATTGTACTGTGTGCAGTTATTACTGTCAGCTCTAATGTTGTCTATGAAAACACATTGATTACATGTGAAAATGCTTCTTTATGTTTTATAagtacaaagaaacaaagaaagccTGTTTGACACCAACCAGGACCTGGTTACATGATGCTGTCACTGAGCTGCACTGAAGCACATGCAGCTTCACCTCCAGCCTGTATTTTCCTGACACGTCCTGCAGCGCCTCCTCCTGGTGGAGCAGTTTGTTGTCCTGATCAAATGTGAGCTGCCTGCTGGAGCCTGAACTGTCCCTGTGCTCCAACCTTCAGGACTGAACACCAGAGTGGAGCAGAGAGCCTgaagagcctccactgtgtccTACAGGATGGATTCATGTTGACATGAAGTTCACACTGCCTGTGTCACTTCAACACACTCGCACAAAGAGTTTCTAACCTtcacttcctggttaaataaaggttaaacagGTTACATATGTTTAACAGAGATGATCTCAGAGAAACAAAGTAGAGAAATCACAGGTATAAACTTACAGACTGCAGCTGAGCTGTTATTTACAGGCTGTTACGTGTAGTTGGTGCACAGAAGGCTGTTCtgttaaaacaacacatttttagaCCAAAGTCAATTTCATCttgtaaataaagaataaaaaacatcCCTGCCTGCTAAAACAAGTCTGCATATctgagagaaaagcaacaacatgAAAGCTTCAGGATTATTTCTTCTGATTTGGTCCAAGACTGTAGATGAACTCAAAGATGAGCTTCATGCTGTTCGGGTGGTGTAGTACCTGAGTGGAGGAGAAGTCTCCATAATAGTTCTGCTGCTCAGTCAGCCACCTGATAATACCAGAGGCATATCCCAGATCCTCAGCAGTCGGGGAGGCGCCGAGTTTGGCCAACAGCACATAAGAACTGATCTCCACTGACAGGGAGGCtgatgtttctgctgctgtctgagACCAGCAGAGGAAACCTCCTACAAACACAATAACAGTCACAGTGATGCTAATAAAGCCTGAATGATGTCCTGCTAAAGGATGACTCACCTTCCGTCACTGCAACTGTGTCTAAGTGCTGCAGAAGGTGAGCGCGGGTCTCCACGTCTCCTGCAGGGTGAACACAGAGGCCAGCAGAGCTGTAGCTGCTGCTCAGGTCACTGAGAGACTCCTGGAGACAAGCCAGGCTCTGGATCATCACAGGATCCTTTAAAAGATCACAACAAAGAACTTTAATGGACAAACAAAAACCTTCTTTCATTAAACCCAGTGTGAGAACAAAAGGAGGCAGAGATCTTGATTCAGTGACTCAAACAACAatgacaaaactccaaaacacaaacttaatctgttttaggcccagtgaaagatctgaagcagaaatggtgtcattaggagaagaagaacggcgaggaggcagcagctcttaaagatgaaacacagcaacttagccctgagctcagagagcttcacatgaaaaagctcctcaagcagatcatgtcagaggtttgtcatcagcaggaggaactgttcatatcataggatgaaggatgctgtcagctggatgaagaaggttatttaatggcaaacgttcacattgaagtcaaattgttgtggtgttgaacagattcatggactgattgtctccagaatgttagaagagcttcaatgaatcattagaaacaacttacagctgcacagttgtgtcaaacacatctttgtgtcattgtgggatttttgtgtttctacatgtgacacacgtctaaaacatgcacacaatttgaacacaaacagggatcatttgttcccacagccagatgctgagagccatttccttgtagtcctgtgtctatatatatgcaccattagatgttattggaatgattgtcagctttgatagtttcatgtatgtttagctggacggctgtttgatcctccacatgtttaaaggtgtccagtcctgagacactgggggtggaaacagctgtgatgtcattggactgtcacaaagacagaagtgcatgaagtgagcagccaaggagccgctgatgttttggattcaacagcatttgaaaggttgacacagacacatttgcacatagaaagctgaatttgtcatatgccacagtgaactcactgttcagtgtttttcaggaagcttcttaactgcctctgctgccaaacaagcagctgatgtccttgagaagaagctgaagaagtcttcaacaacaaatacaggaagtggactttcaa
It includes:
- the LOC109199515 gene encoding alpha-1-inhibitor 3-like, translated to MIQSLACLQESLSDLSSSYSSAGLCVHPAGDVETRAHLLQHLDTVAVTEGGFLCWSQTAAETSASLSVEISSYVLLAKLGASPTAEDLGYASGIIRWLTEQQNYYGDFSSTQNSLLCTNYT